The following proteins are encoded in a genomic region of Candidatus Methylospira mobilis:
- a CDS encoding amino acid permease, with amino-acid sequence MTNYQEVIQGNEPRPWGPAATVALSSVEWKEATRFDGTDWGWIIISIGMAIGAGIVFLPVQVGLVGLWVFLLSAVAGYPAMYLFQRLFINTLASSNVCCDYPEVISGYLGKNWGVALGLLYFVMLVIWVFVYSTAITNDSASYLHTFGVTQGLLSDNPFYGLALISLLVLLASRGERFLFKISTLMVLTKLGIVAFLGIAMVKLWDSANIGALDPPAVLVKQSIVTLPFTLTSILFIQTLSPMVISYRAKENSLAVARFKALRAMNIAFGVLFVTVFFYAISFTLALGHDEAEKAFRHNVSALAIAAQFFPPGISTVLGVILNIFAVMTAFFGVYLGFHDACRGLALNLLRRRFEDERINRAWLNYGIQIFIIVLAWGVIRLNVPVLYFTSISSPIFGLVGCLIPAWLVLKIRALEQYRGPGLIVIVLTGFLLCISPFLAFI; translated from the coding sequence ATGACAAATTACCAGGAAGTAATACAGGGAAATGAGCCCCGTCCATGGGGACCGGCAGCAACAGTAGCGCTTTCTTCAGTGGAATGGAAAGAAGCCACACGTTTTGACGGAACCGACTGGGGGTGGATCATAATTAGCATCGGCATGGCGATCGGCGCCGGCATCGTATTTCTGCCGGTGCAGGTCGGGCTGGTCGGTTTATGGGTTTTTCTGTTGTCGGCGGTGGCTGGTTATCCGGCCATGTATTTATTTCAGCGTTTGTTTATCAATACCTTGGCTTCTTCTAATGTTTGTTGCGATTACCCGGAGGTCATTTCAGGGTATCTCGGCAAAAACTGGGGAGTTGCGCTCGGTTTGCTGTACTTTGTGATGCTGGTGATCTGGGTATTCGTATACTCGACCGCGATTACCAACGACAGCGCATCCTATTTACACACCTTCGGTGTCACCCAAGGGCTGTTATCGGACAATCCGTTCTACGGTCTGGCGTTGATCAGCCTGCTGGTGCTGCTGGCATCCCGTGGAGAACGGTTTCTTTTCAAAATATCGACGCTGATGGTGCTGACCAAGCTCGGTATCGTCGCTTTTCTCGGTATTGCGATGGTTAAATTGTGGGATAGCGCCAATATAGGCGCACTCGACCCGCCCGCGGTGCTGGTCAAGCAAAGCATCGTCACGCTGCCGTTCACGCTGACGTCGATTCTATTTATCCAAACCCTGAGCCCGATGGTGATTTCTTACCGCGCCAAGGAAAATTCGCTCGCAGTAGCGCGTTTCAAGGCATTGCGCGCAATGAATATCGCTTTTGGCGTGTTGTTTGTAACGGTATTTTTTTACGCGATTTCATTTACCCTGGCCTTGGGACACGATGAAGCGGAAAAAGCGTTCCGGCACAACGTATCGGCCCTGGCAATTGCCGCACAGTTTTTTCCGCCTGGCATATCAACCGTCCTCGGCGTCATTCTGAATATTTTTGCCGTTATGACCGCTTTTTTCGGGGTTTATCTCGGATTTCACGATGCCTGCCGCGGTCTGGCGCTCAATCTGCTGCGCCGCCGTTTCGAGGATGAGCGCATCAATCGGGCGTGGCTGAATTACGGCATACAGATCTTCATTATCGTGCTGGCATGGGGGGTGATCCGTCTCAATGTACCGGTGCTGTATTTTACCTCTATTTCCAGTCCGATATTCGGTTTGGTGGGGTGCTTGATACCGGCATGGCTGGTGCTAAAGATCCGGGCGCTGGAACAGTATAGAGGACCTGGACTGATCGTCATCGTGCTGACCGGATTTTTGCTGTGCATATCGCCCTTTCTCGCCTTTATATAA
- a CDS encoding MarC family protein — protein MTSYLQIYITLFSVLNPLVAIPLYLDTTRRFSRPEKTLILTAFGFAMFSVMAIAFVLGQPLLNGIGIHDYSLKIGGGLIVLLIAISIVTSGSGTDKQFDGDNSAHDFRKRIIGFGVSPLAIPIVIGPGSIIMVILYSQEAHSLALQLQFFSIFLLLSLTISLLFALSGLIYKVIGDIGLVILSKLMGLVLAAVAVEMIFSGLTRALPLLWAGVNPA, from the coding sequence ATGACTAGCTATTTGCAAATCTATATCACGCTGTTCAGCGTGCTTAACCCGTTGGTGGCGATTCCATTGTATCTGGATACCACGCGCCGTTTCAGCCGCCCGGAAAAAACGCTGATACTGACGGCATTCGGTTTTGCCATGTTCAGCGTAATGGCTATCGCTTTTGTGCTCGGGCAGCCTTTGCTGAACGGTATCGGCATACACGATTATTCGCTGAAAATCGGCGGAGGGCTGATCGTATTGCTGATCGCCATCAGCATAGTGACCTCGGGCAGCGGCACGGACAAGCAATTCGACGGCGACAACAGCGCGCATGATTTCAGAAAAAGGATAATCGGTTTTGGTGTCAGTCCGCTGGCCATACCGATAGTAATCGGCCCCGGTTCCATCATCATGGTCATTCTCTACAGTCAGGAAGCGCATAGCCTGGCTCTGCAACTGCAGTTCTTTTCGATCTTCCTGTTGCTCAGCCTGACGATATCGCTGCTTTTCGCATTGTCCGGGTTGATATACAAAGTCATTGGCGATATCGGTCTGGTGATCCTGTCGAAATTAATGGGCCTGGTTTTGGCTGCGGTGGCGGTCGAGATGATATTCAGCGGCTTGACCAGGGCGTTACCGTTGTTGTGGGCCGGCGTAAACCCGGCATAG
- a CDS encoding DcaP family trimeric outer membrane transporter gives MEMKVAVTVMPALLWIIGAGPACADTQDGEIRQLKAMMQLMQKSMKSLQTTIEQQNARIAELEKIPQEESQGVDDSAGNTANNRPASVPENVAVAAAPVKPFEEKTITQAAAPQSSLLDPEAVAKAAQEEKRKNPGDLFKTEPEPGRLGETVRIPSGIALEFYGFVETDGIYDANPMNPAWSATLRPSMIPVDCAVSGQAGCGTHAATMVSVKQSRFGFKTLMPTPTLFGDVKTMFEFDLFGVGANAGQTTFRLRHIWAEVAQFGIGQTWSNFMDVDVWPNIVDYWGPPGMIFQRQPQFRWTPVNENGKLVAVAIESPNSAIDSGKIPDIYSSATFTATPRNPLPDLTTRLRLDPSWGHAQLASVFRSVGYQNTAVPSGEPAQNFFGWGINASSSIRTFGKDQLLTQLAYGKGIASYIEDGGADIAPNANLSGGKVLPLLGVVAYYDHYWSDQWSSSIGYSETLQQNSAGQLATAFHSGQYASTNLLWAPFPKLLTGVELLWGRRVDYNGMSADDKRIQFTVRYNYDISFHPQF, from the coding sequence ATGGAAATGAAAGTCGCGGTTACTGTGATGCCTGCGCTGTTATGGATAATTGGCGCCGGTCCGGCCTGTGCCGATACTCAGGACGGAGAAATTCGGCAACTCAAGGCGATGATGCAGCTCATGCAGAAAAGCATGAAAAGTCTGCAAACCACTATCGAACAGCAAAATGCCCGCATAGCCGAGCTGGAGAAAATACCTCAGGAGGAATCTCAGGGAGTCGACGATAGCGCCGGAAATACGGCCAATAATCGGCCTGCTTCTGTTCCTGAAAATGTCGCCGTCGCGGCGGCGCCGGTGAAACCATTCGAAGAGAAAACAATAACGCAGGCAGCCGCGCCGCAGTCGTCGCTGCTTGACCCGGAAGCAGTTGCGAAAGCCGCTCAGGAAGAGAAAAGGAAAAATCCGGGCGACCTGTTCAAAACCGAACCCGAACCGGGACGCCTGGGGGAGACGGTGCGCATCCCTTCCGGCATCGCGCTGGAATTCTATGGTTTTGTGGAAACCGACGGCATCTATGACGCCAACCCGATGAATCCGGCCTGGAGCGCGACATTGCGGCCCTCCATGATTCCGGTCGATTGCGCGGTAAGCGGTCAGGCAGGTTGCGGTACGCACGCAGCGACGATGGTGAGCGTCAAGCAGTCCCGTTTCGGTTTCAAGACATTGATGCCGACCCCTACCCTGTTCGGCGACGTAAAAACCATGTTCGAGTTCGATCTGTTCGGCGTCGGCGCCAACGCAGGCCAGACGACTTTCAGGCTGCGTCATATCTGGGCTGAAGTCGCGCAGTTCGGCATCGGTCAGACCTGGAGCAATTTCATGGATGTCGATGTATGGCCGAATATCGTCGACTATTGGGGGCCGCCGGGCATGATCTTCCAGCGTCAGCCACAATTCCGCTGGACGCCGGTAAACGAAAACGGCAAGCTGGTGGCGGTTGCGATCGAATCGCCCAACTCCGCCATCGATTCTGGCAAAATTCCCGATATCTACTCCAGCGCGACCTTCACCGCTACGCCGCGAAATCCTTTGCCGGATTTGACCACGCGGTTACGGCTCGATCCATCATGGGGACATGCGCAGCTGGCGAGCGTGTTCCGTTCCGTCGGCTATCAAAACACCGCCGTTCCCAGCGGGGAGCCGGCGCAGAACTTCTTCGGCTGGGGCATTAATGCCTCATCAAGCATCAGGACTTTCGGCAAGGATCAGCTGCTGACCCAACTCGCCTACGGCAAGGGCATTGCCTCCTATATCGAAGACGGCGGAGCGGATATCGCGCCCAACGCCAACCTGAGCGGAGGAAAAGTTTTGCCGCTGCTGGGCGTAGTGGCGTACTACGACCATTACTGGAGCGATCAATGGAGCAGCTCCATCGGTTATAGCGAGACCCTGCAACAAAATAGTGCAGGTCAGTTGGCCACGGCTTTCCATTCAGGACAGTATGCGTCAACCAATTTGCTGTGGGCGCCGTTTCCGAAGCTGCTGACCGGGGTTGAGTTATTGTGGGGGCGGCGTGTCGATTACAACGGCATGTCCGCGGACGACAAGCGCATCCAGTTTACCGTCAGGTATAACTACGACATCAGTTTTCATCCGCAATTTTGA
- a CDS encoding TM2 domain-containing protein yields the protein MSGYYKNKFVAALLAIFFGSLGLHRFYLGQWWGLFYLLFSWTGLPGAVGVVEGVMFIISTETDWDYHYNNPKNPVSAGPGILGGIVIIAAVLSAAMLLFVMGFLGGFSMLTLTSHW from the coding sequence ATGTCCGGATATTACAAAAATAAATTCGTCGCCGCCTTGCTGGCGATTTTTTTCGGCAGCCTGGGATTGCACCGTTTTTATCTCGGCCAGTGGTGGGGGCTGTTTTACCTGCTGTTCAGCTGGACAGGTCTGCCGGGCGCGGTTGGCGTCGTCGAAGGCGTCATGTTCATTATCAGCACGGAAACGGACTGGGATTATCATTATAACAACCCCAAAAATCCGGTTAGCGCGGGTCCCGGCATCCTCGGCGGCATCGTGATTATCGCCGCAGTGCTGTCCGCGGCGATGCTGTTGTTCGTGATGGGTTTTCTGGGTGGCTTTTCGATGCTGACGTTAACTTCGCACTGGTAG
- a CDS encoding MgtC/SapB family protein, whose translation MDNPVNLLFSFWTLPQLEVNAQVFLNILGALLLGLLVGYERSYHGRAAGMRTYGLVCMASAALTAMSGYPHFWYGGLTSGVGSADPTRVIQGIVTGIGFLGAGVIMKEGYSISGLSTAASIWCSSVIGILMGVGFYLAALLLALLSVGYMTWGFVLERLLPGHQTLVVSLKFRADYSPQQTLLNIELGRCGYRLLAPTLTITANSGQKEWRFTIASLGKSKECSIAQLSDELSALSWIESFELAPARN comes from the coding sequence ATGGATAACCCCGTCAACCTGCTTTTTTCCTTCTGGACGCTACCGCAACTGGAAGTCAATGCGCAGGTTTTTTTAAATATACTGGGCGCCTTGCTGCTCGGCCTGCTGGTCGGCTATGAGCGCTCCTATCACGGACGCGCAGCCGGCATGCGCACCTATGGTCTGGTGTGCATGGCGTCCGCGGCGCTGACTGCAATGTCCGGATATCCGCATTTCTGGTATGGCGGTCTCACCTCCGGCGTAGGCAGCGCCGACCCTACGCGAGTGATTCAGGGCATCGTCACCGGCATCGGTTTTCTCGGCGCCGGCGTGATCATGAAGGAAGGCTACAGCATCAGCGGATTGAGCACAGCTGCTTCGATCTGGTGTTCTTCGGTCATCGGTATTCTGATGGGCGTCGGTTTTTATCTGGCGGCGTTGTTGCTGGCGCTGCTTTCTGTTGGCTATATGACCTGGGGCTTCGTCCTGGAAAGGCTGCTGCCGGGACACCAGACCCTGGTGGTGTCGCTTAAATTTCGGGCCGATTATTCGCCGCAGCAGACGCTGCTTAATATCGAGCTGGGCCGTTGCGGCTACCGGCTGCTGGCACCGACGTTGACCATCACCGCCAATTCGGGGCAAAAGGAATGGCGTTTCACTATCGCCAGCCTCGGAAAGTCCAAAGAGTGCTCCATCGCGCAGTTGTCGGACGAGCTGTCGGCGCTGAGCTGGATCGAAAGTTTCGAGCTGGCGCCGGCCCGAAACTAG
- the cydB gene encoding cytochrome d ubiquinol oxidase subunit II, translated as METEIHNLLANIWFFIISLILILYVILDGFDLGVGILTLFARNEEQRTLMMSSLGGVWDANETWLVLLGGALFGAFPIVYATVLHALYVPVMAMLFGLIFRGIALEFRSLGRNKALWNVAFGIGSMTAAASQGFIIGGLLGKMPIVNDVFAGGVWDWLTSYSVTSACAVVVIYLLFGTTYLIIKTEKEIQAVNIRYAQIASMALIVLLLIIIWWVPRLHPYVLDRWAGSPVAFSCVAALLLMAFVMIFSSLRNRREFSPFFWSVVIFILAFSLISLSYYPCIIPAVISVQQAASPSKTLIFMLTGIGMMIPVMLIYNGYQYFVFRGKVTLKNVETVSY; from the coding sequence ATGGAAACTGAAATTCACAACTTACTGGCCAATATCTGGTTTTTCATTATCAGCCTGATATTGATCCTGTACGTCATACTCGACGGCTTCGATCTGGGCGTCGGCATTCTGACCTTGTTCGCCCGCAACGAAGAACAGCGCACGCTGATGATGAGCAGTCTGGGTGGTGTCTGGGACGCCAACGAAACCTGGCTGGTATTGCTGGGGGGCGCATTGTTCGGCGCATTTCCTATCGTTTACGCAACGGTACTGCACGCGCTTTATGTTCCGGTCATGGCCATGCTTTTTGGCCTGATATTCCGCGGTATCGCGCTCGAGTTCCGCAGTCTGGGACGAAACAAGGCATTGTGGAACGTCGCCTTCGGGATTGGCAGTATGACCGCCGCGGCTTCGCAAGGCTTTATCATCGGGGGGCTGCTGGGAAAAATGCCGATAGTAAACGACGTGTTCGCAGGCGGCGTCTGGGACTGGCTTACTTCGTACTCCGTAACAAGCGCATGCGCCGTCGTCGTAATTTATCTGCTGTTCGGCACCACCTATCTGATCATCAAAACAGAAAAGGAAATTCAGGCCGTCAACATCCGCTATGCGCAGATCGCAAGCATGGCGTTGATTGTGCTGCTGCTTATTATCATATGGTGGGTGCCGCGTCTGCATCCCTATGTTCTCGATCGCTGGGCAGGCTCGCCGGTCGCTTTCTCTTGTGTTGCGGCGCTGCTGCTGATGGCCTTTGTGATGATTTTCTCATCACTGCGCAACCGCAGGGAGTTTAGTCCGTTTTTCTGGAGCGTGGTAATTTTTATTCTTGCTTTCAGTTTGATAAGCCTCAGCTATTATCCCTGCATAATACCTGCGGTTATCAGCGTCCAGCAGGCGGCCTCGCCGAGTAAAACCCTGATTTTCATGCTGACCGGCATCGGCATGATGATACCTGTCATGCTGATTTATAATGGTTATCAATACTTCGTCTTCAGAGGAAAAGTCACTTTGAAAAACGTTGAAACCGTGAGCTATTAG
- a CDS encoding cytochrome ubiquinol oxidase subunit I translates to MEQLFSDPILLARVQFAFTAFFHILWPILTIGMSIFLLVIELIWLKTRDPDYYYHARFWSKLFMLNFTMGVVTGIPLEFEFGTNWTRFSSFSGEFFGNVLGFEGAMAFMLEAGFLGIMLFGWMRVTSGIHFFSTCMVMLGASLSAFWILVANSWMQTPAGGHIENGRFLVDNYFDAIFNPNMPPSFSHMWVACLETSLFVIGGLSAWYIHRGRHPAFFLKSFKVAFIAAAAIAPLQIILGDVQGRDIYLNQPVKGAAIEAHWETNPPGSGAPWNMLAWPDKEREKNAWEIQLPNVLSILATTSLDGQVLGLKAFPVNDRPTEIGTIFYTFRVMVGIGFFLLGLMLWTLLAWVKGKLTLEHIGDNPLLLRSWVCAIPLGYLATECGWTVRELGRQPWVVYGMLRTADAASPLPVTGVAVSLTAFVAVYLFLTAVFLLFAARIVRKGPDLTMTLPRFDLSAGNGAL, encoded by the coding sequence GTGGAACAGCTATTTTCCGACCCTATACTGCTTGCACGCGTTCAATTCGCCTTCACCGCGTTCTTCCATATCCTTTGGCCTATTCTTACGATAGGCATGTCTATCTTTTTGCTTGTTATTGAGCTGATTTGGCTGAAAACACGCGATCCGGACTATTATTACCATGCGCGCTTCTGGAGCAAACTGTTCATGCTGAACTTCACCATGGGCGTAGTCACCGGCATTCCGCTGGAATTCGAGTTCGGCACCAACTGGACGCGATTTTCCAGCTTTTCAGGGGAGTTCTTCGGTAATGTTCTTGGGTTCGAAGGCGCTATGGCTTTCATGCTGGAGGCCGGTTTTCTCGGTATCATGCTGTTCGGCTGGATGCGCGTGACGTCCGGCATACATTTTTTCTCCACCTGCATGGTGATGCTGGGCGCATCGCTATCGGCATTCTGGATACTGGTAGCCAACTCATGGATGCAAACGCCGGCAGGCGGTCACATTGAAAACGGGCGTTTTCTGGTAGACAACTACTTCGACGCCATCTTCAACCCGAATATGCCGCCCAGTTTTTCTCACATGTGGGTTGCCTGTCTCGAAACCAGCCTGTTCGTTATCGGCGGTCTCTCCGCATGGTATATCCATCGCGGCAGGCATCCGGCGTTTTTTCTAAAATCGTTCAAAGTAGCGTTTATCGCCGCCGCAGCGATAGCGCCGCTGCAAATCATCCTCGGCGATGTGCAGGGACGCGATATCTACCTGAACCAGCCGGTCAAGGGCGCCGCGATCGAAGCGCACTGGGAAACTAATCCGCCGGGAAGCGGAGCGCCCTGGAATATGCTCGCCTGGCCGGATAAGGAAAGAGAAAAAAACGCCTGGGAGATCCAATTACCCAATGTGCTCAGCATACTCGCCACCACCAGCCTGGATGGACAGGTATTGGGATTAAAGGCATTTCCGGTCAATGACCGCCCTACCGAAATAGGAACGATCTTCTACACTTTTCGCGTGATGGTCGGCATCGGCTTTTTCCTACTCGGCCTGATGTTATGGACGCTGCTTGCCTGGGTCAAGGGCAAACTGACGCTGGAGCATATCGGCGATAATCCGCTGTTGCTGCGCTCCTGGGTATGCGCCATTCCGCTCGGCTATCTGGCGACGGAATGCGGCTGGACGGTGCGCGAACTGGGGCGTCAACCCTGGGTGGTCTACGGCATGCTGCGCACTGCGGACGCGGCTTCTCCGCTGCCGGTTACCGGCGTAGCCGTCAGCCTGACGGCATTTGTCGCCGTATACCTGTTTCTGACGGCGGTTTTTCTACTATTCGCCGCGCGTATCGTCAGAAAAGGGCCTGATTTGACGATGACGCTTCCGCGTTTTGACCTTTCCGCCGGCAACGGCGCGTTATAA
- a CDS encoding 4a-hydroxytetrahydrobiopterin dehydratase, giving the protein MNTTDLVTKSCTPCQGGIPPMACEIAETYLGNVPGWELQDNATKLKRKFQFENFMGAMAFAQKVGILCETEGHHPDICFGWGYCKIVFQTHKINGLHENDFIMAAKVNEISDQ; this is encoded by the coding sequence ATGAATACCACAGACTTGGTAACAAAAAGCTGTACTCCCTGTCAAGGCGGAATACCGCCTATGGCCTGCGAAATAGCGGAAACCTACCTGGGCAATGTACCCGGTTGGGAGTTACAGGACAATGCGACGAAATTAAAACGGAAATTCCAGTTCGAAAATTTCATGGGCGCCATGGCCTTTGCGCAGAAAGTGGGGATTCTGTGCGAAACGGAAGGACACCACCCCGATATCTGCTTCGGGTGGGGATATTGCAAGATCGTTTTTCAGACCCATAAAATCAACGGCTTGCATGAAAATGACTTTATTATGGCCGCCAAGGTAAATGAAATATCCGACCAGTGA
- a CDS encoding diguanylate cyclase domain-containing protein, translated as MILDHNQLTSAGDILVVDDSPENLRFLVEILTHSGYRARPAINGELALRSAQLKPPVLILLDIRMHGMDGFETCRRLKENEQTRDIPVIFASSMTDTEAKIKGFKLGAVDYVAKPLNAQEVLLRIATHLSLSITQRQLQTMNSLLREAIKRAEYANRALLASEQQLTAYSKNLERLVLERTRELDEANRKLTDLSEHDALTGLANRRKFDEVWQVEWLRALRQNSPLSVIMADIDDFKAYNDCYGHQAGDACLQKVACAIEAQAQRSGELVARYGGEEFVVILPNVTETNAWRVAESIRADVEALAIPHAHSPTAPIVTLSLGVAGSIPGLDPERDASDLLAEADKRLYLAKEHGRNQVALPFRPVATLFQRVGPLEGNPADRSRDGAFSHANHASKISNMLTVCK; from the coding sequence ATGATTCTAGATCACAACCAACTGACATCCGCTGGCGATATTCTGGTGGTCGATGACTCTCCGGAAAATCTCCGTTTTCTGGTGGAAATCTTGACCCATTCCGGATATCGGGCGCGCCCGGCCATCAATGGCGAGCTCGCGTTGCGCTCGGCGCAGCTCAAACCGCCCGTACTGATATTACTGGATATCCGTATGCACGGCATGGATGGATTCGAGACGTGCAGGCGTTTGAAAGAAAATGAACAAACACGCGATATTCCGGTCATTTTTGCCAGTTCCATGACGGACACGGAAGCTAAAATCAAGGGCTTCAAATTGGGTGCGGTCGACTATGTGGCCAAACCGCTGAACGCCCAGGAAGTGTTGCTGCGTATTGCAACGCATTTGAGCCTGTCAATTACCCAGCGGCAATTGCAGACTATGAACAGCCTGTTGCGTGAGGCAATCAAGCGCGCCGAATACGCCAACCGCGCCTTGCTGGCGTCCGAACAGCAGTTGACCGCGTACAGCAAAAACCTGGAGCGGCTGGTCCTGGAACGTACGCGTGAGCTGGATGAGGCGAACCGGAAGCTGACCGATTTAAGCGAGCATGACGCTTTGACCGGTCTTGCCAACCGGCGTAAATTCGATGAAGTCTGGCAAGTCGAGTGGCTGCGTGCTTTACGCCAGAATTCTCCGCTGTCGGTGATCATGGCCGATATAGACGACTTTAAAGCTTACAATGACTGCTACGGGCATCAGGCCGGCGACGCCTGCCTGCAAAAGGTGGCGTGCGCGATCGAAGCTCAAGCGCAGCGTAGCGGTGAACTTGTGGCCCGTTATGGAGGCGAAGAGTTTGTCGTCATTTTGCCGAACGTCACGGAGACCAATGCCTGGAGGGTGGCGGAATCGATTCGCGCAGACGTCGAGGCGCTGGCCATTCCTCATGCTCACAGCCCGACCGCTCCGATTGTTACGCTGAGTCTGGGCGTTGCCGGTAGCATCCCCGGCCTAGACCCGGAACGCGATGCCTCCGATCTGCTGGCCGAGGCCGACAAGCGCCTGTATCTGGCGAAGGAGCACGGACGCAATCAGGTGGCACTGCCTTTCAGGCCGGTTGCTACGCTGTTCCAGCGGGTTGGTCCGTTAGAGGGCAACCCGGCGGATAGAAGCCGGGATGGCGCTTTCAGCCATGCCAACCACGCAAGCAAAATTTCGAATATGTTAACAGTCTGCAAATAG
- a CDS encoding hemerythrin domain-containing protein codes for MLRRSYAFYYLERLSFSVGVAEINEQHEKLAQLINDLHEHMRNGDAADIIAGVLGETIEFIAFHFTMEEALMKQHGYAFSSDHLP; via the coding sequence ATGTTGCGGAGGAGCTATGCCTTTTATTACCTGGAGCGACTTTCTTTTTCCGTGGGCGTCGCGGAAATTAATGAACAGCATGAGAAGCTGGCGCAACTGATTAATGACCTGCATGAGCATATGCGCAATGGAGATGCCGCAGACATTATAGCCGGGGTTCTGGGGGAAACAATTGAATTCATCGCTTTTCATTTCACTATGGAGGAAGCGCTGATGAAACAACACGGATACGCTTTTTCTTCCGATCATTTACCGTAA
- a CDS encoding DUF3391 domain-containing protein, with amino-acid sequence MREKTDVSNIKTGMFVNEMCGSWYDHPFRSANFCNQVWIDTAKCSDV; translated from the coding sequence TTGAGGGAAAAAACCGACGTTTCAAATATCAAAACCGGTATGTTCGTCAATGAAATGTGTGGTAGCTGGTACGATCACCCTTTCCGTAGTGCAAATTTCTGCAATCAGGTATGGATCGATACTGCCAAGTGTTCGGATGTTTAG
- a CDS encoding group I truncated hemoglobin: MTLFDEIGGFETLKRINKAFYDKVYAHPWLGQYFKLLPREQIEKQQADFIAQAIGGPDNYRGKAVISAHLHIFITEELFQIRESLLQAAFQETGAPAALIEKWNKIDQAFKPALISRSVAECSPRFPGDGILSFSAPEKTSAIK, encoded by the coding sequence ATGACTTTGTTTGACGAAATCGGCGGCTTTGAGACTCTGAAACGCATTAATAAGGCTTTTTACGATAAAGTCTATGCCCACCCTTGGCTCGGACAATATTTTAAACTGTTACCCCGTGAACAAATCGAAAAGCAGCAGGCCGATTTTATCGCTCAAGCCATAGGCGGCCCGGATAACTATCGGGGCAAAGCGGTCATCAGCGCGCACTTGCATATCTTCATCACCGAGGAACTGTTTCAAATCAGGGAAAGCCTGCTGCAGGCGGCTTTTCAGGAAACGGGGGCTCCTGCCGCCTTGATCGAGAAATGGAACAAAATAGACCAGGCATTTAAGCCTGCGCTCATCAGCCGGTCAGTCGCAGAATGCAGCCCGCGATTTCCGGGCGACGGGATACTGAGCTTCTCTGCTCCGGAAAAGACAAGCGCAATAAAATAA
- a CDS encoding EAL domain-containing protein has translation MTAMRSVEMVMHDSAALPTLGALKYLGVTLAVDDFGSGYSSLSCLKRFSIYYFKIDRSFIIGLTEDSNDVAIVSAIIVMADSLGLKVIAEGVGKAEPLVFLVGRGCD, from the coding sequence ATGACAGCGATGCGCTCCGTAGAGATGGTTATGCACGACAGCGCCGCGCTACCCACGCTGGGAGCGCTGAAATATCTGGGCGTCACCCTTGCCGTGGATGATTTCGGTAGCGGCTATTCCTCGCTTAGCTGTCTGAAAAGATTTTCGATCTATTATTTCAAGATAGATCGCTCCTTTATTATCGGTCTTACCGAAGATTCCAACGATGTCGCCATTGTTTCCGCCATTATCGTTATGGCTGATAGTCTGGGGTTAAAGGTTATTGCTGAAGGTGTGGGTAAGGCTGAGCCGCTGGTTTTTCTGGTAGGGCGGGGCTGCGACTAA
- a CDS encoding IS5 family transposase has product MADRLDISAEDCNVIYPILVKHRHVRSTSEEQCQAFLVAVLQILRSGSQCCSLPEAHGKWNAVFKRFSRWSKHGVWRSLFAGCIHHPDLQSVFIDSTINRAHPCVGGAAGGNAGDEALGRSKGGFGTKIHAITDALGNSLEFVLTGGQASDIGQAETLPALTPSGCACVCRRQRL; this is encoded by the coding sequence ATGGCTGACCGACTCGACATTAGCGCCGAAGACTGTAACGTTATCTATCCCATACTGGTTAAGCATCGGCATGTCCGGTCGACGTCCGAGGAACAGTGCCAAGCCTTTCTGGTCGCCGTTCTGCAAATTCTTCGATCTGGTTCGCAATGCTGTTCGCTGCCGGAAGCGCATGGCAAGTGGAACGCCGTGTTCAAGCGTTTTTCCCGCTGGAGCAAGCATGGGGTTTGGCGGTCGCTGTTCGCCGGATGCATCCATCATCCTGATTTGCAAAGCGTGTTTATCGATTCCACCATCAACCGGGCTCATCCCTGCGTCGGTGGCGCGGCAGGCGGCAACGCCGGGGACGAAGCCTTGGGACGATCGAAGGGCGGGTTCGGCACCAAAATTCACGCTATCACGGATGCCTTGGGGAACTCCCTCGAATTCGTGCTGACCGGAGGGCAGGCCAGCGACATCGGACAGGCCGAAACCTTGCCGGCGCTGACGCCCAGCGGGTGCGCGTGCGTTTGTCGGCGACAAAGGCTATGA